A single region of the Thermoanaerobacterium aotearoense genome encodes:
- a CDS encoding LysR family transcriptional regulator yields the protein MNFRELNIFLSVCEYGSMSEAAKHLYMTQPAISQAISELEEEYKVKLFDRIGKKLILTHAGEILRDYGKKINLLLLETENTLHDISDSKAGKLKLGASRTVGTYLLPKLIGDFLK from the coding sequence ATGAATTTCAGAGAATTGAATATATTTTTATCTGTATGTGAGTACGGCAGCATGTCTGAAGCTGCAAAGCACCTTTACATGACACAGCCAGCTATAAGTCAGGCAATTTCCGAGCTGGAAGAAGAGTACAAGGTGAAACTTTTTGATAGGATAGGCAAAAAGCTTATATTGACACATGCAGGTGAAATTTTAAGGGACTATGGAAAAAAAATCAATCTCTTGTTGCTTGAAACTGAAAACACGTTGCATGATATATCTGATAGCAAGGCAGGAAAGCTTAAGCTGGGTGCCAGCAGAACCGTCGGTACGTACCTATTGCCTAAATTAATTGGAGATTTTTTGAAATGA
- a CDS encoding phosphodiester glycosidase family protein translates to MKKIIAYVIFQVFLAVIVIPMSIFYGPFTNIRNTLVATAMTTFSHKYIATLFLPQSKIDAIMKEMTSISTDSSKSSLLNFKNNHDTTIEVNDISSSRFKGKVILIHDPTRVEVGISSKLPKEGETVSEIAKENGAIAAINAGGFIGYVDGAWTGSGGTPGGIIIHNGKLIYNNAYSKDGKIDLAGFTTDGKLLVGKYTLDEIKNLNIKEAVSFGPALVVNGKPMIKSGDGGWGIAPRTAIGQKADGTVIFLVIDGRAISSVGATLKDVQNIMLDYGAVNATNLDGGSSTTMYYKGKVINNPSNPLGERMVPTIFYAK, encoded by the coding sequence ATGAAAAAAATAATAGCTTATGTAATATTTCAAGTATTTTTGGCTGTAATAGTGATACCAATGTCGATATTTTACGGGCCATTTACAAATATCAGAAATACTTTGGTAGCGACAGCTATGACTACATTCAGCCATAAGTACATTGCCACGTTATTTTTGCCACAAAGCAAAATTGACGCTATAATGAAGGAAATGACAAGTATATCTACAGACAGCAGCAAAAGTAGTCTATTGAATTTCAAAAACAATCACGATACGACGATTGAAGTGAATGACATAAGCAGCAGCAGATTTAAAGGAAAGGTGATTTTAATCCACGACCCTACGAGAGTTGAAGTAGGCATATCAAGTAAGCTTCCTAAAGAAGGAGAAACGGTCAGCGAGATAGCTAAGGAAAATGGGGCTATAGCCGCTATAAACGCTGGCGGTTTTATTGGGTACGTTGATGGTGCATGGACCGGAAGTGGGGGTACTCCAGGCGGAATAATCATACACAATGGAAAGCTTATATACAACAATGCCTACAGTAAAGACGGGAAAATCGATCTTGCAGGGTTTACAACAGATGGTAAGCTGTTGGTTGGCAAATACACTTTAGATGAGATAAAGAATTTAAACATAAAAGAAGCAGTAAGTTTTGGCCCTGCCCTCGTAGTCAATGGAAAGCCTATGATTAAAAGTGGTGACGGTGGATGGGGTATTGCTCCAAGGACTGCAATAGGACAGAAAGCCGATGGCACAGTCATATTTTTAGTCATTGACGGAAGGGCAATATCCAGCGTTGGAGCCACATTAAAAGACGTGCAAAATATAATGCTTGATTACGGTGCTGTAAATGCTACAAATCTCGATGGGGGATCATCTACGACAATGTACTACAAAGGAAAAGTCATAAACAATCCGTCAAATCCTTTAGGAGAGAGGATGGTTCCTACAATATTTTATGCAAAATAA
- a CDS encoding substrate-binding domain-containing protein encodes MMSKNLKKTLLHLILIFAMVFAFSACATTNPNQSSSNSNSKSQSNSTTNTASNSEKIKIGLSFDTLNLERWPHDRDFFVQRAQALGAEVLVQSANSDSQTQYSQCQNLIAQGVKVLVIIPHDGSAIAPIVEEAHKAGVKGFGL; translated from the coding sequence ATGATGAGTAAAAACCTTAAAAAAACATTGTTGCATTTAATACTTATATTTGCAATGGTATTTGCATTCTCGGCTTGTGCTACCACAAATCCAAATCAGTCAAGTTCAAATTCTAATTCCAAGTCCCAATCAAATTCTACAACAAACACAGCAAGCAATTCAGAAAAAATAAAGATAGGATTAAGTTTTGATACGTTGAATTTAGAGAGATGGCCACATGACAGAGATTTCTTTGTACAAAGGGCACAAGCTCTTGGCGCAGAAGTGTTAGTACAATCTGCTAACAGCGATTCTCAGACGCAATATTCACAATGTCAGAATCTAATAGCACAAGGAGTAAAGGTGCTTGTTATAATACCGCATGATGGCAGTGCAATTGCGCCAATTGTAGAAGAAGCTCATAAAGCAGGTGTTAAAGGTTTTGGCTTATGA
- a CDS encoding tetratricopeptide repeat-containing glycosyltransferase family 2 protein has product MCQSITISLCMIVKNEELTLDRCLTSIKDAVDEIVIVDTGSTDLTKNIAKKYTDKIFDFKWIDDFSAARNFSFSKATMDYILWLDADDYMEPDDLEKLINLKDNFDTSIDSVTMKYVLTKTSNGSPSFISIRNRLVKRTKDFKWIGAVHEYLDVYGKIYNSDIQIVHGKIKNTPNRNIEIYEKMIESKKDFSPRDMFYYANELAEHKRYAEAIQYYNMFIDSKKGWMEDILYSLGKLADCYEALGDLNKRDEAIFKSFEYDVPRPEFCCRLGYKFLQENKIKQSIFWYELATKVEKPNQGFVNIACSTWLPHIQLCICYYRLGDIEKSYMHNEEARKYDPNNPMVLQNKAFLESLL; this is encoded by the coding sequence ATGTGCCAGAGTATAACTATAAGTCTGTGCATGATAGTAAAAAATGAAGAACTAACATTGGATAGATGCTTAACATCCATAAAAGATGCTGTAGATGAAATAGTCATAGTTGATACGGGCTCTACCGACTTAACAAAAAACATTGCAAAGAAATATACTGATAAAATATTTGATTTTAAGTGGATAGACGATTTTAGCGCAGCAAGAAATTTTTCATTTAGCAAAGCAACAATGGATTATATATTATGGCTTGATGCAGATGATTATATGGAGCCAGACGATTTAGAGAAACTTATAAATCTTAAAGACAACTTCGACACATCTATTGACTCAGTGACGATGAAATACGTATTGACTAAAACATCAAATGGCAGTCCATCTTTCATAAGCATTAGAAATCGCCTTGTTAAAAGGACGAAGGATTTTAAATGGATTGGCGCAGTGCATGAATACCTTGATGTCTACGGAAAAATTTACAATAGCGATATACAAATTGTGCATGGTAAAATAAAAAATACGCCCAATAGAAACATTGAAATTTATGAAAAGATGATTGAAAGCAAAAAAGATTTTTCACCAAGAGATATGTTTTACTATGCAAATGAATTGGCCGAACACAAAAGGTATGCTGAGGCCATTCAATATTACAACATGTTTATAGACTCCAAGAAAGGATGGATGGAAGATATACTGTATTCTCTCGGAAAGCTTGCTGACTGCTATGAAGCTTTAGGAGATTTAAATAAAAGAGATGAAGCGATTTTTAAATCTTTTGAGTACGACGTACCAAGGCCTGAATTCTGTTGCAGATTAGGTTATAAATTTTTGCAGGAAAACAAGATAAAACAATCTATTTTCTGGTATGAGCTTGCGACAAAAGTCGAAAAACCTAATCAAGGCTTTGTAAATATAGCATGTTCAACATGGCTTCCACATATTCAGTTGTGCATATGCTATTATAGATTAGGTGACATAGAAAAATCATATATGCATAATGAAGAAGCGAGAAAGTACGATCCAAATAATCCTATGGTGCTTCAAAACAAAGCATTTTTAGAAAGCTTATTATAA
- the xylA gene encoding xylose isomerase yields MNKYFENVSKIKYEGPKSNNPYSFKFYNPEEVIDGKTMEEHLRFSIAYWHTFTADGTDQFGKATMQRPWNHYTDPMDIAKARVEAAFEFFDKINAPFFCFHDRDIAPEGDTLRETNKNLDTIVAMIKDYLKTSKTKVLWGTANLFSNPRFVHGASTSCNADVFAYSAAQVKKALEITKELGGENYVFWGGREGYETLLNTDMEFELDNFARFLHMAVDYAKEIGFEGQFLIEPKPKEPTKHQYDFDVANVLAFLRKYGLDKYFKVNIEANHATLAFHDFQHELRYARINGVLGSIDANTGDMLLGWDTDQFPTDIRMTTLAMYEVIKMGGFDKGGLNFDAKVRRASFEPEDLFLGHIAGMDAFAKGFKVAYKLVKDGVFDKFIEERYASYKDGIGADIVSGKADFKSLEKYALEHSQIVNKSGRQELLESILNQYLFAE; encoded by the coding sequence ATGAATAAATATTTTGAGAACGTATCTAAAATAAAATATGAAGGACCAAAATCAAACAATCCTTATTCTTTTAAATTTTACAATCCAGAAGAAGTAATCGATGGCAAGACGATGGAGGAGCATCTACGCTTTTCTATAGCTTACTGGCACACTTTTACTGCTGATGGAACAGATCAATTTGGCAAAGCTACCATGCAAAGACCATGGAACCACTACACAGATCCTATGGACATAGCAAAGGCAAGGGTAGAAGCAGCATTTGAGTTTTTTGATAAGATAAATGCACCTTTCTTCTGCTTCCATGACAGGGATATTGCACCTGAAGGAGACACTCTTAGAGAGACAAACAAAAACTTAGATACAATAGTTGCCATGATAAAGGATTACTTGAAGACCAGCAAGACGAAAGTTTTGTGGGGCACCGCAAATCTTTTCTCCAATCCGAGATTTGTACATGGTGCATCAACATCCTGCAATGCTGATGTTTTCGCATATTCTGCAGCTCAAGTTAAAAAAGCTCTTGAGATTACTAAGGAGCTTGGCGGCGAAAACTACGTATTCTGGGGTGGCAGAGAAGGATATGAAACACTTCTCAATACAGACATGGAGTTTGAGCTTGACAACTTTGCAAGATTTTTGCACATGGCTGTTGACTACGCGAAGGAAATCGGCTTTGAAGGCCAGTTCTTGATTGAGCCGAAGCCAAAGGAGCCTACGAAACACCAATACGACTTTGACGTGGCAAATGTATTGGCATTCTTGAGAAAATACGGCCTTGACAAATATTTCAAAGTGAATATCGAGGCAAACCATGCGACATTGGCATTCCACGACTTCCAACATGAGCTAAGATACGCCAGAATAAACGGTGTATTAGGATCAATTGACGCAAATACAGGCGATATGCTTTTAGGATGGGATACAGACCAGTTCCCTACAGATATACGCATGACAACGCTTGCTATGTATGAAGTCATAAAGATGGGTGGATTTGACAAAGGCGGCCTTAACTTCGATGCAAAAGTAAGACGTGCTTCATTTGAACCAGAAGATCTTTTCTTAGGTCATATAGCCGGAATGGATGCCTTTGCAAAAGGCTTCAAAGTTGCTTACAAACTTGTGAAAGATGGCGTATTTGACAAGTTCATCGAGGAAAGATACGCAAGCTACAAAGACGGCATTGGCGCTGACATTGTAAGCGGGAAAGCTGACTTCAAGAGCCTTGAAAAGTACGCATTAGAGCACAGCCAGATTGTCAACAAATCAGGCAGGCAAGAGCTGTTAGAATCAATCCTAAATCAGTATTTGTTTGCAGAATAA
- a CDS encoding sugar ABC transporter substrate-binding protein, which translates to MAYDRLIMNSDVDAYVSFDNEKVGELQAQYITKLVPKGNYFLLEGSPTDNNAKLFEQGQKKVLQPLVDKGDIKIVGEQWAQDWLTQNAYNIMQNALTANNNKIDAVVDANDSTALGAVRALQEQNLAGKVAISGQDADLANCQLIVEGKQSMTVYKPVRDEATKAADVAVALAKGVDIGANGKVNNGKIDVPSVLLTPIAVDKNNMVDTIIKDGFHSLEDVYKNVPKDQWPKQ; encoded by the coding sequence TTGGCTTATGACAGATTGATAATGAATTCAGATGTTGATGCATATGTGTCATTTGACAATGAAAAAGTTGGTGAATTACAGGCTCAATATATAACGAAATTAGTGCCAAAAGGAAACTATTTCTTACTGGAAGGATCGCCGACAGATAATAATGCAAAGCTATTTGAACAAGGCCAAAAGAAAGTTTTACAGCCATTGGTTGACAAAGGCGATATAAAAATCGTAGGTGAACAATGGGCACAAGATTGGCTTACGCAAAATGCTTACAACATAATGCAAAATGCTTTGACAGCAAATAATAACAAGATCGATGCAGTGGTCGATGCTAACGATAGTACAGCTTTAGGCGCTGTAAGAGCATTGCAAGAGCAGAATCTTGCAGGTAAAGTAGCAATATCTGGTCAAGACGCAGATTTGGCAAACTGCCAGTTGATAGTCGAAGGAAAACAGTCTATGACAGTATATAAACCAGTTAGGGATGAAGCAACTAAAGCTGCCGATGTTGCTGTTGCATTGGCAAAAGGTGTTGATATAGGTGCAAATGGCAAAGTCAACAATGGGAAAATCGACGTACCGTCTGTATTGCTTACACCTATTGCTGTCGACAAAAACAACATGGTAGATACAATCATAAAAGATGGATTCCATAGTTTAGAAGATGTCTATAAGAATGTTCCTAAAGACCAGTGGCCAAAACAATAA
- the xylB gene encoding xylulokinase: MYFLGIDLGTSSVKIILMNESGNVVSSVSKEYPVYYPEPGWAEQNPEDWWNGTRDGIREIIAKSGVNGDEIKGVGLSGQMHGLVLLDKDNNVLTPAILWCDQRTQEECDYITEKIGKEGLLKYTGNKALTGFTAPKILWVKKHLKDVYERIAHILLPKDYIRFKLTGEYATEVSDASGTLLFDVENRRWSKEMIDIFEIPEKALPKCYESTDVTGYVTKEAADLTGLHEGTIVVGGGGDQASGAVGTGTVKSGIVSIALGTSGVVFASQDKYAADDELRLHSFCHANGKWHVMGVMLSAASCLKWWVDDVNNYKTDVMTFDGLLEEAEKVKPGSDGLIFLPYLMGERTPYSDPYARGSFVGLTITHNRSHMTRSILEGVAFGLRDSLELIKALNIPVNEARVSGGGAKSRLWRQILADVFNVRIDMINATEGPSFGAAIMASVGYGLYKNVDDACNSLIKVTDSVYPIKENVEKYNKLYPIYVSLYSRLKGAFEEIGKLDL, from the coding sequence ATGTATTTTTTAGGGATAGATTTAGGGACATCATCAGTTAAGATAATACTGATGAATGAAAGCGGCAATGTGGTATCAAGCGTTTCAAAAGAATATCCTGTGTACTATCCAGAGCCAGGCTGGGCTGAGCAAAATCCAGAAGATTGGTGGAATGGCACAAGGGATGGAATAAGAGAGATTATTGCGAAAAGCGGCGTAAATGGCGATGAAATAAAGGGTGTTGGCTTAAGCGGGCAGATGCATGGACTGGTGCTTTTAGACAAAGACAATAACGTTTTAACGCCAGCCATACTTTGGTGTGACCAGAGGACACAGGAAGAATGCGACTACATCACAGAGAAAATAGGAAAAGAAGGCCTTTTGAAGTACACAGGGAATAAAGCATTGACAGGTTTTACTGCACCAAAGATATTATGGGTAAAGAAGCACCTTAAAGACGTATATGAAAGAATCGCTCATATCCTTTTGCCAAAAGATTATATAAGGTTTAAATTGACAGGTGAGTACGCTACAGAAGTTTCAGATGCATCAGGTACACTTCTTTTCGATGTGGAAAATAGAAGATGGTCAAAGGAAATGATAGACATATTTGAAATACCGGAAAAAGCCCTTCCTAAGTGCTACGAATCAACAGATGTCACAGGGTATGTCACCAAAGAGGCAGCAGATTTGACAGGGCTTCATGAAGGGACTATTGTCGTAGGCGGTGGTGGTGACCAAGCCAGCGGCGCTGTAGGCACTGGCACGGTGAAAAGCGGCATAGTGTCCATCGCATTAGGAACTTCAGGCGTCGTATTTGCATCACAGGACAAGTACGCAGCAGATGATGAGCTTAGGCTTCACTCATTCTGCCATGCAAACGGCAAATGGCATGTGATGGGTGTCATGCTTTCGGCTGCATCATGTCTTAAATGGTGGGTAGATGATGTAAATAATTACAAGACCGATGTTATGACATTTGATGGACTCTTAGAAGAAGCAGAGAAGGTGAAGCCAGGCAGTGATGGATTGATATTCTTGCCATACCTGATGGGTGAAAGGACCCCTTACAGCGATCCTTATGCGAGAGGCAGCTTTGTAGGTTTAACAATTACACACAATAGAAGCCACATGACAAGATCTATATTAGAAGGCGTCGCATTTGGACTTAGGGATTCGCTGGAGCTTATAAAGGCTTTAAATATACCTGTAAATGAAGCCAGGGTAAGTGGTGGTGGTGCTAAAAGCAGGCTTTGGAGGCAAATACTTGCCGATGTATTCAATGTAAGGATAGACATGATAAATGCTACAGAAGGACCTTCATTTGGTGCAGCAATAATGGCGTCTGTGGGATATGGCCTTTACAAAAATGTAGATGATGCATGCAATAGTTTAATAAAAGTTACAGACAGCGTATATCCAATCAAAGAAAACGTCGAAAAGTACAACAAACTGTATCCAATCTACGTGAGCTTGTATTCAAGGCTTAAAGGCGCCTTTGAAGAAATTGGGAAGTTGGATTTGTAA
- a CDS encoding LysR substrate-binding domain-containing protein, producing the protein MELPFCINNTSEIVKMILNSEIDLGVVEGPIHSNYIESRHLLDDELYIVCSKEHHWAKKNIIQMDDLSKADFIVREVGSGTREVFENTMKSHNIEYNIKLELNSIEAIKKAVEANLGVSVISRLALSDESKNSKLKKVEINEIKFKRKFNIIYHKDKYLSDLHKKFIDFLYSSVAK; encoded by the coding sequence ATAGAATTGCCTTTCTGCATAAACAATACATCGGAAATAGTAAAAATGATACTTAATAGTGAAATAGATCTTGGAGTAGTGGAAGGTCCAATACACTCTAATTACATCGAAAGTAGGCATTTATTGGACGATGAGCTGTACATTGTATGCTCTAAAGAGCATCATTGGGCAAAAAAGAATATCATCCAGATGGATGATTTGTCAAAAGCTGATTTTATAGTGAGGGAAGTTGGCAGCGGCACAAGAGAAGTGTTTGAAAACACTATGAAATCTCATAACATAGAATACAACATTAAGTTGGAGTTAAACAGCATTGAAGCGATAAAGAAGGCAGTCGAAGCAAACTTAGGGGTTTCTGTAATATCAAGATTAGCCCTAAGTGATGAATCAAAAAATTCAAAACTTAAAAAGGTAGAAATAAACGAAATCAAATTTAAAAGAAAATTCAATATCATATACCACAAAGACAAGTACCTATCAGATCTTCACAAGAAGTTTATAGATTTCCTTTATTCCTCTGTAGCAAAATAA
- a CDS encoding iron-containing alcohol dehydrogenase encodes MNNFDFVCPTKIIFGRGTENRVGEETKKYSKKVLFVYGSGSIKKTGLYDKVVKSLKGNGVDYIELSGVKPNPRLSLVYEGIKICKENGIDFILAVGGGSAIDTAKAIAVGALYDGDVWDFFVGKAEIERALPVGVILTLAATGSEASDSAVITNEDGWYKKGIHSDLIRPQFAIMNPELLFTLPQYQTAAGAADIMAHIMERYFTNVRSVDLTDRLCEATLKTMINNVPRLIENPEDYDVRAEVMWAGTIAHNGLLDTGRIGDWASHRIEHELSAIYDIAHGAGLAVIFPAWMKYVYKHDLDRFVQFAVKVWDVDLTFTDREAIALEGIKRLEDFFRNIGLPVTLREANIPYDRFEEMADKCTSNGTATVGQFVKLTKEDIINIYNLAK; translated from the coding sequence ATGAACAATTTTGATTTTGTTTGTCCGACAAAGATCATCTTTGGCAGAGGGACTGAAAATAGAGTAGGTGAAGAGACAAAAAAATATTCAAAAAAGGTATTGTTTGTTTACGGCAGTGGTAGCATAAAAAAGACAGGTCTTTACGACAAAGTCGTAAAATCGCTAAAAGGCAATGGTGTTGATTACATAGAATTATCAGGTGTTAAACCAAATCCAAGGCTTAGCTTGGTTTATGAAGGAATAAAGATTTGCAAGGAAAATGGCATTGACTTCATATTGGCCGTAGGTGGGGGTAGCGCGATAGACACTGCAAAGGCTATCGCTGTTGGTGCGCTTTATGATGGTGATGTGTGGGATTTCTTTGTAGGCAAAGCTGAGATTGAAAGGGCATTACCAGTAGGTGTAATACTGACATTGGCTGCAACAGGAAGTGAAGCCAGCGATAGCGCTGTCATAACAAATGAAGATGGATGGTACAAGAAGGGCATACACTCTGATCTTATAAGGCCTCAGTTTGCCATCATGAATCCAGAGCTTTTGTTTACACTTCCTCAGTATCAGACGGCTGCAGGTGCAGCGGATATAATGGCTCACATAATGGAAAGGTACTTTACAAACGTCAGGAGTGTAGATCTTACGGATAGGCTTTGCGAAGCAACGCTTAAGACCATGATAAACAATGTTCCAAGGCTTATTGAAAATCCTGAGGATTATGATGTGAGAGCTGAAGTGATGTGGGCAGGTACTATTGCACATAATGGACTTTTGGATACGGGAAGAATCGGCGATTGGGCATCACATAGGATTGAACATGAGTTAAGTGCAATCTACGACATAGCACACGGCGCAGGACTTGCCGTAATATTCCCAGCGTGGATGAAATACGTGTATAAACACGACTTGGATAGATTTGTCCAGTTTGCCGTTAAAGTTTGGGATGTAGATTTGACATTTACCGACAGAGAAGCGATAGCGTTGGAAGGCATAAAAAGACTTGAGGATTTCTTTAGAAACATTGGCCTTCCTGTGACACTGAGGGAGGCTAATATACCTTACGACAGGTTTGAAGAAATGGCAGACAAATGCACGTCAAATGGGACAGCAACCGTAGGACAATTTGTTAAACTTACGAAAGAAGACATAATAAATATATACAATCTTGCAAAATAA
- a CDS encoding SGNH/GDSL hydrolase family protein: MEMLNIKENYNFLVCGDSISKGVVLDKIRNKYVVLKDSYANLLNGCLKGTVENISKFGSTILRGKDRLKRELNKEKPDIVLLEFGGNDCDFNWDEVAKDPYKDHLPNTDFNVFKETLRELIDSLKNANIAPVLLTLPPLDADRYFNWISKGNREMAKNILTWLGSVTKIYWWQERYNSAILSIASSTDTKIIDVRSAFLDRPDYRKLLCEDGIHPNEEGHKAIADRIKDYVMTYYGFLLK, encoded by the coding sequence ATGGAAATGTTAAACATAAAAGAAAATTACAACTTTCTTGTGTGCGGAGATTCCATATCTAAAGGCGTGGTCCTCGACAAGATTAGAAACAAATATGTGGTTTTGAAGGATTCTTATGCAAATCTTCTAAATGGGTGCTTAAAAGGAACTGTTGAAAACATATCGAAGTTTGGCAGCACTATATTAAGAGGAAAAGACAGGCTTAAAAGAGAGCTAAACAAGGAAAAACCTGATATTGTGCTTTTAGAGTTTGGCGGAAATGATTGCGATTTTAATTGGGATGAGGTAGCTAAAGACCCTTACAAAGACCATCTGCCAAATACTGATTTCAATGTGTTTAAAGAGACATTAAGAGAACTCATAGATTCACTTAAAAATGCCAACATAGCTCCGGTTTTGCTTACGCTTCCTCCATTGGATGCAGACAGATACTTTAACTGGATTAGTAAAGGCAATAGAGAAATGGCAAAAAACATATTGACGTGGCTCGGAAGCGTCACGAAGATATACTGGTGGCAGGAAAGATACAATTCTGCCATATTGAGCATAGCATCAAGCACTGATACGAAGATAATAGATGTGAGAAGTGCGTTTTTAGATAGGCCTGATTACAGAAAGCTTTTATGTGAAGATGGAATACACCCAAACGAGGAAGGGCACAAGGCGATTGCAGATAGGATAAAAGATTACGTCATGACATATTACGGCTTCCTTTTAAAATGA
- a CDS encoding DNRLRE domain-containing protein, translated as MPTIQINPTDDAYISQYFPTQNFGNSISLFTGEYLRFGNMPDAYRTLLKFDLSGAIPSGNVMTDAKLYLYVNRKDMPDSILYPQNITIYENLNDFSQSTVTWNTAPFTVITPYSFTVTDSMVGSYIGIDITNLAYKWVLTPSLNFGITIRGIENVVDTIIGYESTNNVNKPYLEITYEPCPVCPTGPTGPTGPTGPTGPTGPTGPTGPTGPTGPTGPTGPTGPTGPTGPTGPTGPTGPTGPTGPTGPTGPTGPTGPTGPTGPTGPTGPTGAGIAAYGYIYNTTGNTVILGGDVTFDSNGPLVGISHTTGTAPITFDIGGTYRIGYTTTASVAVLNSMVLTLNGTPLSQTQYSTIINATELVGEAIITVSAGDVLTLRNTGVALTLASGVVNASITLLKLD; from the coding sequence TTGCCAACTATTCAAATTAACCCTACTGATGATGCTTATATATCACAGTACTTTCCTACCCAAAACTTCGGCAATTCTATTTCGCTATTTACCGGTGAATATTTAAGGTTTGGAAATATGCCAGATGCTTACAGAACTCTATTAAAATTTGATTTATCGGGAGCTATACCGTCTGGAAATGTAATGACAGATGCTAAACTGTATCTTTATGTAAACAGAAAAGATATGCCTGATAGCATACTGTATCCACAGAATATTACAATCTATGAAAACCTCAATGACTTTAGCCAATCAACAGTAACTTGGAATACAGCTCCATTTACTGTCATCACCCCTTATAGTTTTACTGTTACAGACAGCATGGTAGGAAGTTATATAGGAATTGATATAACAAATTTAGCGTATAAATGGGTTCTAACACCATCTTTAAACTTTGGCATAACAATAAGAGGAATAGAAAATGTAGTTGACACTATAATAGGATATGAATCAACCAACAATGTAAATAAACCATATCTGGAAATAACTTATGAACCATGTCCTGTATGTCCAACTGGTCCGACTGGTCCAACTGGTCCTACTGGCCCGACTGGCCCTACTGGCCCGACTGGCCCAACTGGCCCAACTGGCCCAACTGGCCCGACTGGTCCGACTGGCCCAACTGGTCCGACTGGTCCTACTGGCCCTACTGGCCCTACTGGCCCTACTGGCCCTACTGGCCCGACTGGCCCAACTGGCCCAACTGGCCCGACTGGTCCGACTGGCCCAACTGGTCCTACTGGTCCTACTGGCCCGACTGGCCCAACTGGCGCAGGAATAGCAGCTTACGGATATATTTACAACACAACTGGTAACACCGTCATTCTTGGTGGAGATGTAACATTTGACAGCAATGGACCATTAGTAGGCATCTCCCACACAACAGGAACTGCACCTATAACATTTGATATCGGTGGAACCTATCGAATTGGCTATACTACGACAGCTTCAGTAGCTGTTTTGAATTCGATGGTGTTGACATTAAACGGAACTCCATTATCACAAACGCAGTACTCCACTATCATCAACGCAACAGAATTAGTAGGTGAAGCTATAATAACAGTATCCGCTGGAGACGTATTGACTTTGAGAAATACAGGCGTCGCCTTGACTTTGGCTTCTGGTGTCGTAAATGCTTCTATCACATTGCTAAAGCTTGACTGA